A genomic region of Polypterus senegalus isolate Bchr_013 chromosome 17, ASM1683550v1, whole genome shotgun sequence contains the following coding sequences:
- the LOC120518118 gene encoding keratinocyte-associated protein 3-like: MCKLGSLKDEKPLMRTGLGLIIIGHGKFILGAIVHGAVLRHVTRPNETQTIRYAVANVIAVVSGLVCISAGIAAIILSRDLKRKRLKWALLVLSMISFLLSAACVVGLTLALVSTIMDNGRGLLAHCNSSSPSGQPKAARNCSFDPTRIYETTIALWIPLILMAAIESLMSLRCIMASCSLLELPPCRRRKGKVRFSEQTPKEITPREPGEHRGLLTLNDTPVV, encoded by the exons GAAGTCTTAAAGATGAGAAACCTTTGATGAGAACTGGCCTTGGCCTAATCATCATTGGACATGGCAAGTTTATTTTGGGGGCAATTGTCCATGGAGCAGTATTACGCCATGTTACTAGGCCTAATGAAACTCAGACCATCCGGTATGCTGTTGCCAACGTCATTGCTGTAGTCTCTGGGCTGGTG TGCATCAGTGCTGGGATTGCAGCCATTATACTCTCCAGAGACCTTAAAAGAAAACGACTG AAATGGGCTCTGCTGGTTTTAAGCATGATCAGTTTTCTTTTGTCCGCTGCCTGCGTAGTAGGACTTACCTTGGCTTTGGTCTCCACAATCATGGATAATGGACGTGGCCTTTTGGCTCATTGCAACTCTTCTTCTCCCTCTGGACAGCCTAAAGCTGCACGCAATTGCTCCTTTGATCCAACCCGCATCTAT GAGACTACAATAGCTTTGTGGATACCATTAATCTTAATGGCAGCAATTGAGTCCTTGATGTCTCTTCGCTGTATTATGGCTTCCTGCAGCCTGTTAGAACTGCCACCTTGCAGACGCAGAAAG GGCAAGGTACGTTTCTCAGAGCAGACACCCAAGGAAATAACTCCAAGAGAGCCTGGAGAACATCGTGGTCTTCTGACTCTGAATGACACCCCAGTTGTTTAA